Proteins encoded in a region of the Mycolicibacterium chitae genome:
- a CDS encoding OsmC family peroxiredoxin, translating into MSIAERSTGTVWEGPLTTGTGRLDSGSGVLTGLDVTWAARTEAPGGKTSPEELAAAAHSSCFSMALALKLGEQQLTPQRLDVRATVTLDEVDGVPTIVSSALAIRARVDGVDAGKFERIVDEAAALCPVSRLFAGAKISVKAELE; encoded by the coding sequence ATGAGCATCGCCGAACGCAGCACCGGAACCGTGTGGGAGGGACCGCTTACTACGGGAACCGGACGACTGGACTCCGGCAGCGGCGTCCTGACCGGACTCGATGTCACCTGGGCGGCCCGCACCGAGGCACCCGGCGGCAAGACCAGTCCCGAGGAACTCGCGGCGGCCGCGCACTCCTCCTGCTTCTCGATGGCGCTGGCACTGAAACTCGGTGAGCAGCAACTGACTCCGCAACGCCTGGACGTGCGGGCCACCGTGACCCTCGACGAGGTCGACGGGGTACCCACCATCGTCTCGTCCGCACTGGCCATCCGGGCCCGGGTCGACGGCGTGGACGCCGGCAAGTTCGAGCGGATCGTCGACGAGGCCGCCGCCCTGTGCCCGGTGTCGCGATTGTTCGCCGGCGCCAAGATCAGCGTGAAAGCCGAACTCGAATGA
- a CDS encoding YihY/virulence factor BrkB family protein: MASTPTRDQDDTEPAPDPEDPRKPDSPTDLTKPSFLYVLRKTAREFRNDQCTDLAAALTYYAVLALFPAILAVVSLLGVFGQGRRTTQAILDIATDLVPASVVDTLRPTIEQLVQAPSAGFALVIGIATAIWSASGYIGAFGRAMNRIMEIDEGRPVWKLRPIQLLLTVAALVMVAAVGFMLAVSGPVAESVGNAIGFGETAVTVWSIARWPVILLFVIAAVAILYYATPNAQQPKFRWLSVGAAVAIVTWVVASVGFGVYVANFSNYNRTYGTLAGVIIFLLWLWLTNLALLFGAELDAELERGRQLQAGLAAEKDLQLPPRDTHGIEKDEKADQKDIEMGRRLRQTKGNDS; encoded by the coding sequence ATGGCCTCCACGCCCACCCGCGACCAGGACGACACCGAGCCGGCGCCGGATCCTGAGGATCCGCGCAAGCCGGATTCGCCCACCGACCTGACCAAGCCGTCGTTCCTCTACGTGCTCCGCAAGACGGCGCGGGAGTTCCGGAACGACCAGTGCACCGACCTTGCGGCCGCGCTGACGTACTACGCGGTGCTGGCGCTGTTTCCCGCGATCCTCGCGGTGGTCTCGCTGCTCGGCGTCTTCGGCCAGGGCCGGCGCACCACCCAGGCGATCCTCGACATCGCAACCGATCTCGTGCCCGCATCGGTGGTCGACACGCTGCGCCCCACCATCGAACAGCTGGTCCAGGCTCCGTCGGCCGGCTTCGCATTGGTCATTGGTATCGCGACGGCGATCTGGTCGGCCTCGGGCTACATCGGGGCGTTCGGACGCGCGATGAACCGCATCATGGAGATCGACGAGGGGCGCCCGGTGTGGAAGCTGCGCCCGATCCAGCTACTGCTCACCGTCGCCGCCCTGGTGATGGTCGCGGCGGTCGGCTTCATGCTCGCCGTCAGCGGACCGGTGGCCGAATCCGTGGGCAACGCAATCGGTTTCGGTGAGACCGCGGTGACGGTGTGGAGCATCGCGCGCTGGCCGGTGATCCTGCTCTTCGTCATCGCGGCCGTGGCGATCCTGTATTACGCCACCCCCAACGCGCAGCAGCCGAAGTTCCGCTGGCTCAGCGTCGGCGCCGCGGTGGCCATTGTCACCTGGGTGGTGGCCTCCGTCGGATTCGGCGTCTACGTCGCCAATTTCAGCAACTACAACCGCACCTACGGCACGCTGGCCGGCGTCATCATCTTCCTGCTGTGGCTCTGGCTGACCAATCTGGCTCTGCTGTTCGGGGCCGAATTGGACGCCGAGCTCGAACGCGGTCGGCAGTTGCAGGCCGGCTTGGCGGCGGAGAAGGATCTGCAACTTCCTCCGCGCGACACCCACGGCATCGAGAAGGACGAGAAGGCCGACCAGAAGGACATCGAGATGGGTCGACGGCTACGGCAGACCAAGGGCAACGATTCCTGA
- a CDS encoding hemerythrin domain-containing protein produces MSVGGVLEREHRIIDVGITIFAGAEPEEVTASQRMALLDAIAMLRRHIYLEEEYLFPPLRAAGLLGPVMVMLLEHGKMWPVLDELERLLGDGDFAATAELCRNLLEQLAAHNLKEERILYPQAEDLLTAGDLDELNELLASAEMPSGWACSGVAVD; encoded by the coding sequence ATGAGCGTGGGCGGCGTTCTCGAACGCGAACACCGGATCATCGACGTCGGGATCACCATCTTCGCCGGGGCCGAACCCGAGGAGGTGACCGCCAGCCAACGCATGGCCCTGCTCGACGCCATCGCGATGCTGCGCCGGCACATCTACCTCGAAGAGGAGTATCTGTTCCCACCGCTGCGCGCGGCCGGACTGCTCGGACCGGTGATGGTGATGCTGCTCGAGCACGGGAAGATGTGGCCCGTTCTCGACGAACTGGAGCGCCTGCTGGGCGACGGCGACTTCGCCGCGACCGCCGAGTTGTGCCGAAACCTGTTGGAGCAGCTTGCCGCTCACAATTTGAAGGAGGAGCGCATCCTCTACCCACAGGCCGAAGACCTGCTCACCGCGGGCGATCTCGACGAGCTGAACGAGCTGCTGGCCTCCGCCGAGATGCCCTCGGGCTGGGCCTGTTCCGGAGTTGCGGTGGACTGA